One genomic region from Dehalobacter restrictus DSM 9455 encodes:
- a CDS encoding fumarate hydratase — MKEIHVNEVISAVERLCIEANCILNQDVIDALNKALGIEESSQGREVLQQLLENAEIAAKENIPICQDTGMAVLFVEVGQDLHIIGGDLTGALNEGVRRGYEKGFLRKSIVKDPFNRINTGDNTPAVIHYEIVSGDKIGIAIAPKGFGSENMGALKMFKPSDGLPAVKNFIVETVDKAGPNPCPPIVVGVGLGGTMEKAAYLAKKALLRPIGESNPVEEYARLEQELLTKINHLGIGPQGFGGRTTALAVNIEVFPTHIAGLPAAVNINCHVTRHRQVVLEGRVSSCE; from the coding sequence GTGAAAGAGATTCATGTCAACGAGGTGATTTCCGCAGTGGAGAGACTGTGTATTGAGGCGAACTGTATTCTGAATCAGGATGTTATTGATGCTTTGAACAAGGCTCTTGGCATTGAGGAATCCTCACAGGGCAGAGAAGTGCTTCAGCAGCTTTTGGAAAATGCGGAGATTGCAGCCAAAGAGAATATACCGATATGTCAGGATACCGGGATGGCGGTATTGTTTGTAGAAGTCGGCCAGGACCTGCATATTATCGGCGGAGATTTGACGGGAGCCTTGAATGAGGGCGTACGCAGGGGCTATGAAAAGGGTTTTTTGCGTAAATCTATCGTCAAAGATCCTTTTAACAGGATCAATACCGGAGATAATACACCTGCGGTTATTCATTATGAAATTGTATCAGGGGACAAGATTGGGATTGCGATTGCACCGAAAGGGTTTGGCAGCGAAAACATGGGTGCCTTGAAAATGTTTAAGCCTTCGGATGGTTTGCCTGCAGTAAAGAATTTTATTGTGGAAACGGTGGATAAAGCCGGGCCTAATCCCTGTCCACCCATCGTGGTCGGAGTTGGACTCGGAGGCACGATGGAAAAGGCTGCCTATTTGGCTAAAAAGGCCCTGCTTCGTCCGATCGGGGAATCGAATCCGGTTGAGGAATATGCCCGGCTGGAACAGGAGCTTCTGACCAAAATTAATCATTTAGGGATAGGCCCCCAGGGTTTTGGCGGCCGGACGACAGCACTGGCCGTAAATATTGAGGTATTTCCGACGCATATTGCAGGGCTGCCCGCAGCTGTAAATATTAATTGTCATGTTACCCGACATCGTCAGGTAGTTTTGGAAGGGAGGGTTTCTTCCTGTGAGTAA
- a CDS encoding MarR family winged helix-turn-helix transcriptional regulator, which produces MLENRELAGHLDHLLQRLTVSTQRQKSDFAEKFGISRQQFEVLTIIFEKGQITMGELCKEISSACSTATDLADKLERAGYVERIREKRDRRIVRLNILPKGEKLVKSVIETRTERLESILESFEQEDRMRIIGILETLSDKYERLSRKE; this is translated from the coding sequence ATGTTAGAGAACAGAGAGTTAGCAGGTCATCTTGACCATTTGCTTCAGAGGCTCACCGTTTCTACCCAAAGGCAAAAGAGTGATTTTGCAGAAAAGTTTGGTATTTCCCGTCAGCAGTTTGAAGTTTTAACGATTATTTTTGAAAAGGGCCAGATTACGATGGGTGAGCTTTGCAAGGAAATTTCTTCAGCCTGCAGTACGGCAACGGATCTGGCTGACAAGCTGGAAAGAGCCGGCTATGTGGAGCGAATCAGGGAAAAACGGGATCGCAGGATCGTAAGGCTTAATATTTTACCCAAGGGAGAAAAACTGGTCAAATCGGTAATTGAGACAAGGACCGAAAGGCTTGAAAGTATTCTGGAATCTTTTGAACAGGAAGACCGGATGCGTATTATCGGCATTCTGGAAACCTTATCCGATAAATATGAGAGGCTTTCCAGAAAAGAATAA
- a CDS encoding GerMN domain-containing protein, giving the protein MRKIRLLLTFILLIAVITLLVGCNILNDLIKEGGGNAPLSKLLDKTAQEDTVEVTTESQQTEQTVKLYFADADGKVLIEENRTIPKTLSLARETVSQWLLGPAGKSSAYPMVNPQTVLLDIGIKNGIATVDLSKEFLEPYSNVSAETALYGLVNTLTQFQTAQIVKIRVEGQDIQTYRGIGLENLRYRNDLIGYASGTVQDDEVTAEVSPSGINLFGQ; this is encoded by the coding sequence ATGAGAAAAATACGGCTGCTGCTGACTTTCATTCTGTTGATCGCAGTCATTACACTTCTGGTCGGCTGCAATATCCTGAATGATCTGATCAAGGAAGGCGGAGGTAATGCTCCTTTAAGCAAACTTCTGGATAAGACTGCTCAGGAAGACACGGTTGAAGTGACTACAGAATCTCAGCAGACGGAACAAACTGTAAAACTTTATTTCGCAGATGCTGACGGAAAAGTCTTAATCGAAGAGAACCGAACAATTCCCAAGACACTGAGCCTGGCTCGCGAAACAGTAAGCCAATGGCTGCTGGGGCCGGCCGGAAAATCAAGCGCTTATCCGATGGTGAACCCTCAGACGGTGTTATTGGACATTGGAATCAAAAACGGCATTGCCACAGTAGATCTTAGCAAGGAATTCCTTGAGCCTTACAGCAATGTCTCGGCCGAAACTGCTCTTTATGGTTTAGTCAACACCTTGACTCAGTTTCAAACTGCCCAAATCGTGAAGATCCGGGTCGAGGGGCAGGACATTCAAACCTATCGCGGAATCGGTCTGGAGAACTTAAGGTACCGTAATGATTTGATCGGCTACGCCTCAGGGACCGTGCAGGATGATGAAGTAACTGCTGAAGTATCCCCAAGCGGAATCAATCTTTTTGGACAATAA
- a CDS encoding LytR/AlgR family response regulator transcription factor — MKIRALLVDDESPARKELRYLLKSFEDVLIVGEAENALEAMELIDSVDYSVIFLDINMPGLNGIELARKLSQSPKQPAVIFTTAHEEFAFDAFSVHAYDYLLKPIHPKRLEEALNTVRKRKTPAPGQPKAEPVKEDIPEFKPLEVIAAEYNGKTILIRPEEIIYISTDKDNVYVKTEADFYLTRYTLRDLESRLDPKTFFRTHRCYLVNIKKMRELVPYFNGTYTVIVQDKDKSEVPVSRTQARRLKEILGI; from the coding sequence ATGAAAATAAGAGCCTTGTTGGTTGATGATGAATCCCCCGCCCGTAAAGAACTGCGTTATCTCTTGAAATCATTTGAAGACGTGCTAATTGTTGGGGAAGCAGAAAACGCGCTTGAAGCCATGGAACTAATTGACAGTGTCGACTATTCCGTTATTTTTCTTGATATCAATATGCCCGGCTTAAACGGCATTGAACTTGCCAGAAAGCTTTCCCAGAGCCCGAAACAACCGGCGGTGATTTTTACGACCGCCCATGAAGAATTTGCTTTTGATGCGTTCAGTGTTCATGCTTACGATTATCTTCTTAAGCCGATTCATCCGAAGCGGCTTGAAGAAGCCTTAAATACGGTAAGAAAGCGTAAAACGCCTGCTCCAGGTCAACCTAAAGCTGAACCGGTCAAGGAGGATATCCCTGAATTCAAACCCCTGGAAGTGATTGCTGCTGAATATAACGGGAAAACCATCCTGATTCGGCCGGAAGAAATTATATATATTTCCACAGATAAGGACAATGTTTACGTCAAAACAGAAGCTGACTTCTACCTGACTCGTTATACGCTGCGGGATTTGGAATCCAGACTCGATCCAAAAACTTTTTTCAGAACCCACCGCTGCTATCTGGTCAATATAAAAAAAATGAGGGAGCTTGTCCCTTACTTTAATGGTACGTATACTGTGATCGTGCAGGACAAGGACAAAAGCGAAGTCCCAGTCAGCCGCACTCAGGCCCGCCGACTCAAAGAGATCCTTGGGATATAG